One Azotobacter salinestris DNA window includes the following coding sequences:
- a CDS encoding IS5 family transposase produces the protein MKQLSFADAEYAGKRKQTRRERFLLEMDQVVPWQGLIALIEPYYPKGEGGRPAYPLAAMLRVHLMQNWFGYSDPAMEEALYETTLLRQFAGLSLERIPDETTLLNFRRLLEKHELAGGILEVINGYLGERGLSLRQGTIVDATLIHAPSSTKNKDGKRDPEMHSTKKGNQYYFGAKAHIGADAESGLVHSVVVTAANVADVTQVDQLLHGEENVVSADAGYTGVEKRPEHEGRQVIWQVAARRSTYKKHGKRSALYKAIHKIEKAKAQVRAKVEHPFRVIKRQFGYTKVRFRGLAKNTSQLVTLFALSNLWMARRYLLANAGEVRL, from the coding sequence ATGAAGCAACTGTCCTTCGCCGATGCCGAGTATGCCGGCAAGCGCAAGCAGACCCGCCGCGAGCGCTTCCTGCTCGAGATGGACCAGGTGGTGCCGTGGCAGGGGCTGATCGCCCTGATCGAGCCCTACTATCCCAAGGGCGAAGGCGGTCGGCCCGCCTACCCGCTGGCAGCCATGCTGCGCGTGCACCTGATGCAGAACTGGTTCGGCTACAGCGATCCGGCGATGGAGGAAGCGCTGTACGAAACCACTCTCCTGCGCCAGTTCGCCGGCCTGAGCCTGGAGCGCATCCCGGACGAAACGACCCTCCTCAACTTCCGTCGCCTGCTGGAGAAGCACGAACTGGCCGGGGGAATACTGGAGGTGATCAACGGCTATCTGGGCGAGCGCGGACTGTCGCTGCGCCAGGGCACCATTGTCGACGCCACCCTGATCCATGCGCCGAGCTCGACGAAGAACAAGGACGGCAAGCGCGACCCGGAAATGCACTCGACGAAGAAGGGCAACCAGTACTACTTCGGCGCAAAAGCTCACATTGGTGCCGACGCTGAGTCGGGTCTGGTGCACAGCGTGGTGGTCACGGCAGCCAACGTGGCAGATGTCACCCAAGTCGACCAACTGCTGCATGGCGAGGAAAACGTAGTGAGTGCCGATGCGGGCTATACCGGCGTAGAGAAGCGCCCCGAGCATGAAGGTCGGCAGGTCATCTGGCAGGTCGCGGCCCGGCGCAGTACCTACAAGAAGCATGGCAAGCGTAGCGCCTTATACAAAGCGATCCACAAGATCGAGAAGGCCAAGGCCCAGGTACGAGCCAAGGTCGAACATCCGTTCCGCGTGATCAAGCGCCAGTTTGGCTACACCAAGGTGCGCTTCCGGGGATTGGCCAAAAACACGTCACAGTTGGTGACGCTGTTCGCCTTGTCGAATCTGTGGATGGCGCGCCGATATTT
- a CDS encoding IS5 family transposase, with protein sequence MKQLSFADAEYAGKRKQTRRERFLLEMDQVVPWQGLIALIEPYYPKGEGGRPAYPLAAMLRVHLMQNWFGYSDPAMEEALYETTLLRQFAGLSLERIPDETTLLNFRRLLEKHELAGGILEVINGYLGERGLSLRQGTIVDATLIHAPSSTKNKDGKRDPEMHSTKKGNQYYFGAKAHIGADAESGLVHSVVVTAANVADVTQVDQLLHGEENVVSADAGYTGVEKRPEHEGRQVIWQVAARRSTYKKHGKRSALYKAIRKIEKAKAQVRAKVEHPFRVIKRQFGYTKVRFRGLAKNTSQLVTLFALSNLWMARRYLLANAGEVRL encoded by the coding sequence ATGAAGCAACTGTCCTTCGCCGATGCCGAGTATGCCGGCAAGCGCAAGCAGACCCGCCGCGAGCGCTTCCTGCTCGAGATGGACCAGGTGGTGCCGTGGCAGGGGCTGATCGCCCTGATCGAGCCCTACTATCCCAAGGGCGAAGGCGGTCGGCCCGCCTACCCGCTGGCAGCCATGCTGCGCGTGCACCTGATGCAGAACTGGTTCGGCTACAGCGATCCGGCGATGGAGGAAGCGCTGTACGAAACCACTCTCCTGCGCCAGTTCGCCGGCCTGAGCCTGGAGCGCATCCCGGACGAAACGACCCTCCTCAACTTCCGTCGCCTGCTGGAGAAGCACGAACTGGCCGGGGGAATACTGGAGGTGATCAACGGCTATCTGGGCGAGCGCGGACTGTCGCTGCGCCAGGGCACCATTGTCGACGCCACCCTGATCCATGCGCCGAGCTCGACGAAGAACAAGGACGGCAAGCGCGACCCGGAAATGCACTCGACGAAGAAGGGCAACCAGTACTACTTCGGCGCAAAAGCTCACATTGGTGCCGACGCTGAGTCGGGTCTGGTGCACAGCGTGGTGGTCACGGCAGCCAACGTGGCAGATGTCACCCAAGTCGACCAACTGCTGCATGGCGAGGAAAACGTAGTGAGTGCCGATGCGGGCTATACCGGCGTAGAGAAGCGCCCCGAGCATGAAGGTCGGCAGGTCATCTGGCAGGTCGCGGCCCGGCGCAGTACCTACAAGAAGCATGGCAAGCGTAGCGCCTTATACAAAGCGATCCGCAAGATCGAGAAGGCCAAGGCCCAGGTACGAGCCAAGGTCGAACATCCGTTCCGCGTGATCAAGCGCCAGTTTGGCTACACCAAGGTGCGCTTCCGGGGATTGGCCAAAAACACGTCACAGTTGGTGACGCTGTTCGCCTTGTCGAATCTGTGGATGGCGCGCCGATATTTACTGGCGAATGCAGGAGAGGTGCGCCTGTAA
- a CDS encoding transglycosylase SLT domain-containing protein, whose amino-acid sequence MKRNKASSIILLAISILSATSAYSGGFSLKGTTWERAAASAACKPDPLLLYSLALQESGHAVKRGFVAPHPYALRNAPSGAHYPETLDDAKSALQRYIAEDRLTDIGIMQINYRWNAHRVKDPHELLNMEVNIRVAADILCESIRSNPVDLQLAIGGYHTMNPRRNVQARAYAQSVLKIWRSLKRLNAGA is encoded by the coding sequence ATGAAAAGGAATAAAGCGAGCTCGATCATCCTGTTGGCTATTTCCATCCTGAGTGCGACTTCTGCCTATTCGGGTGGGTTCAGCCTGAAAGGTACGACATGGGAACGTGCAGCCGCCTCTGCCGCCTGCAAGCCCGATCCCTTGTTGCTCTATTCGCTGGCGCTGCAAGAGTCCGGGCATGCCGTGAAAAGAGGATTCGTTGCACCCCACCCCTATGCACTGCGCAACGCGCCCAGTGGGGCACATTATCCAGAAACACTGGACGACGCCAAATCGGCCTTACAGCGATATATTGCGGAAGACCGGCTGACCGATATTGGGATCATGCAGATCAACTACCGCTGGAATGCTCATCGCGTCAAGGACCCGCATGAGCTGCTGAATATGGAAGTCAATATCCGCGTGGCCGCCGACATTCTCTGTGAGTCGATCAGGAGCAATCCGGTTGACCTGCAACTTGCAATAGGCGGATACCACACCATGAACCCCAGGCGTAATGTTCAAGCGAGGGCCTACGCGCAAAGTGTGTTGAAGATCTGGCGGTCTCTGAAACGGTTGAACGCAGGAGCGTGA
- a CDS encoding ParM/StbA family protein produces the protein MSKKVGLDIGYSNVIAVHSGDSGTPESLVRPARATPLGALPRDSGLRAGEVIVEVDGQPWVAFAGPGRAGDRELHKDYSASESYQALFKGALLNAAGDSEVIDTLVTGLPVSQFHDKSYVRALKERMTGRHRISPKVEIEVGKVEVVPQPVGTLTDVYCTSEHAEVIEESVVLVIDPGFFSVDWVVFIQRELATKTSNSSLKAMSVLLETCAEEVARDYGGNPGTDKIEWALQNGKNSIMLFGRKVDLPEYLKRASDRVIPTVMREIKQELRKLENQVVDCVILGGGGASLYEAYVHQEFPSALILRSSDIIRSNAQGFWHIAHS, from the coding sequence ATGAGCAAGAAAGTCGGACTGGATATTGGCTACAGCAACGTGATCGCCGTCCACAGCGGTGATTCCGGCACCCCGGAATCCCTGGTGAGGCCGGCCCGCGCCACGCCGCTGGGCGCCCTGCCCAGGGATAGCGGCCTGCGCGCCGGCGAAGTCATCGTGGAGGTGGACGGGCAGCCGTGGGTCGCCTTTGCCGGCCCGGGTCGGGCGGGCGATCGGGAGCTGCACAAGGACTACTCCGCTTCCGAGTCGTACCAGGCCCTGTTCAAAGGGGCGCTACTCAATGCCGCCGGCGACAGCGAGGTCATCGACACGCTGGTGACCGGACTTCCGGTCTCCCAATTCCACGACAAAAGTTATGTTCGAGCCCTTAAAGAGCGCATGACCGGGCGTCACCGGATCAGTCCGAAAGTTGAAATCGAAGTCGGGAAAGTTGAAGTCGTTCCCCAACCGGTAGGCACACTGACCGATGTTTACTGCACGAGCGAGCACGCCGAAGTTATTGAGGAATCCGTGGTGCTGGTCATCGACCCCGGTTTCTTCAGCGTGGACTGGGTGGTATTCATACAGCGCGAACTGGCCACCAAAACCAGCAACTCCAGCCTCAAGGCCATGTCGGTATTGCTGGAGACCTGTGCCGAAGAAGTTGCCCGGGACTATGGCGGAAACCCGGGCACCGACAAGATCGAATGGGCACTGCAGAACGGCAAGAACAGCATCATGCTGTTTGGGCGGAAAGTCGATCTGCCCGAGTATCTGAAACGTGCCTCGGATCGGGTCATTCCGACCGTCATGCGCGAAATCAAACAGGAACTTCGCAAGCTGGAAAACCAGGTGGTCGACTGTGTGATTCTCGGCGGTGGCGGCGCTTCCCTGTATGAGGCGTATGTCCACCAGGAGTTTCCCTCGGCGCTGATCCTCCGTTCCTCCGACATCATCCGGAGTAACGCACAGGGTTTCTGGCATATCGCCCATTCCTGA
- the mobI gene encoding conjugative transfer protein MobI(A/C), with protein MIDIECMTEPSVEFLDAAYQELVERAKRLAEQYFEQAQQFLGEEGKSHVPALISVQQISPNAWGFYWVRVHYVREDGKGNAVTRKIPKGPRHKYPQGAFSFVKGTLGRLVRNYENRLAELRQLAAENRALRKTTLAWAGRHQKALALETPFEGELA; from the coding sequence ATGATCGATATCGAGTGCATGACCGAGCCGTCCGTTGAATTCCTGGACGCGGCCTACCAGGAGCTCGTGGAGCGGGCCAAGCGCCTGGCCGAGCAGTATTTCGAGCAGGCCCAGCAGTTCCTTGGCGAGGAAGGGAAAAGCCATGTGCCGGCCTTGATCTCGGTCCAGCAGATCAGCCCCAACGCCTGGGGCTTCTACTGGGTTCGGGTGCACTACGTCCGCGAGGATGGAAAGGGAAATGCCGTGACGCGGAAGATCCCGAAAGGGCCACGCCACAAATACCCCCAGGGGGCGTTCAGCTTCGTGAAGGGCACGCTCGGCCGGCTCGTAAGGAACTACGAAAACCGGCTGGCGGAGCTGCGTCAGCTGGCTGCGGAGAACCGAGCCCTGCGCAAGACCACCCTGGCGTGGGCTGGGCGTCACCAGAAAGCCCTAGCCCTCGAGACCCCATTCGAAGGCGAGCTGGCCTGA
- a CDS encoding GNAT family N-acetyltransferase yields MEDICEVTESQFERLADVWEASVKATHDFLTEQDVLSLRSKVLNDYLAAVTLRAYKDEQGALQGFVGVSNGKVEMLFISPEYRWLGIGKLLLNYAINHLGATELDVNEQNPLAIAFYKHMGFKVIGRSLFDSLGNPFPLLHMKLKISYK; encoded by the coding sequence ATGGAAGATATTTGTGAGGTAACAGAAAGCCAGTTTGAAAGGCTTGCGGATGTATGGGAAGCATCTGTTAAAGCAACTCATGATTTTTTAACTGAGCAGGATGTTTTATCTCTTCGGTCGAAGGTTTTAAATGACTATCTTGCAGCAGTTACTCTGCGTGCATACAAAGATGAGCAAGGGGCACTTCAAGGGTTTGTGGGTGTCTCGAATGGTAAAGTCGAAATGCTTTTTATATCTCCAGAATATCGATGGCTAGGCATTGGAAAACTATTGCTGAACTACGCTATCAATCATTTGGGTGCTACAGAGCTTGATGTGAACGAGCAAAATCCCTTGGCGATTGCTTTTTACAAGCATATGGGATTCAAAGTTATTGGTAGGTCCTTGTTTGACAGCCTGGGCAACCCTTTTCCATTGCTTCACATGAAGCTGAAGATCTCTTATAAATAA
- a CDS encoding GNAT family N-acetyltransferase: protein MAELIQIETSRLFLRQWRPSDRLPFAELNADQEVMRYFPSTLSRQESDAMADLCESLIEQRGWGFWAVEAKADKCFIGFVGLHIPTAELPFSPCVEIGWRLSSLYWGKGYATEAANAALQVGFEMLKLPEIVAFTAVGNFRSRAVMKRLGMIESASTFKHPAVPIDSWLQEHCLYRIAREQWIARNS from the coding sequence GTGGCTGAGTTGATTCAGATTGAGACTAGCCGTCTATTTCTTAGGCAATGGAGACCTTCGGATCGCCTGCCGTTTGCAGAGCTCAATGCAGATCAGGAAGTAATGAGATATTTTCCGTCCACGCTTAGTCGACAGGAAAGCGACGCAATGGCTGATCTATGCGAGTCACTTATTGAGCAACGTGGTTGGGGCTTCTGGGCTGTTGAAGCGAAAGCAGATAAGTGCTTCATTGGCTTTGTGGGTTTGCATATTCCAACTGCTGAGTTGCCTTTTTCGCCATGTGTTGAGATCGGTTGGCGGCTTTCATCGCTCTACTGGGGAAAGGGCTATGCCACTGAAGCGGCAAATGCCGCGCTTCAAGTTGGATTCGAAATGCTGAAACTGCCAGAAATAGTAGCCTTCACAGCCGTCGGCAATTTTAGATCGCGTGCTGTAATGAAACGTCTCGGTATGATTGAGAGTGCTTCGACTTTTAAGCACCCAGCAGTTCCAATTGATAGTTGGCTCCAAGAGCATTGCCTTTATCGAATTGCTCGTGAGCAATGGATAGCCAGAAATTCATAA
- a CDS encoding 2-hydroxyacid dehydrogenase — MQPTILLASRVSKPFHEHLKARFRVIEAETADFDAAIAALPPELAGDIRIVVAFGSTRMPAAALARLPRLGLICCLGSGYDGIDLDHARERGIVVTNSPAANARSVADLAMGLLISSIRNLSSARAYLEAGRWQGNAGERMQPVLGLTGRKLGICGLGAIGLNVAKRAAAFDMEVGYHARNIRLDAPYPYFDSIMQLATWADVLVVSMRADASTYHAIDTTVLQALGPQGFLINVSRGTTVDERALVHALKTGQIAGAGLDVYEHEPSIPSELFELPHVALTPHIGGSTLEAAQEQEACVLANIEAFTAGQPPHTPVPL, encoded by the coding sequence ATGCAGCCCACCATTCTCCTCGCCTCACGTGTTTCCAAGCCATTTCATGAACACCTGAAAGCCCGCTTCAGGGTGATCGAGGCGGAGACCGCCGACTTCGACGCGGCGATCGCCGCGCTGCCGCCAGAGCTGGCCGGGGACATCCGCATCGTCGTCGCCTTCGGCTCGACGCGCATGCCGGCGGCGGCGCTGGCCCGGCTCCCGCGACTGGGACTGATCTGCTGCCTGGGCAGCGGCTATGACGGCATCGACTTGGATCACGCCAGGGAGCGCGGGATCGTCGTGACCAACAGTCCCGCGGCCAATGCCAGAAGCGTGGCCGATCTGGCGATGGGCCTGCTGATCTCGAGCATCAGGAATCTTTCCTCTGCCCGCGCATACCTGGAGGCCGGACGCTGGCAAGGCAATGCCGGTGAGCGCATGCAACCTGTGCTGGGACTGACCGGCCGCAAGCTGGGTATCTGCGGCCTGGGCGCCATCGGCCTGAATGTCGCCAAGCGCGCTGCAGCCTTCGACATGGAGGTTGGTTATCACGCCAGAAATATCCGCCTGGATGCTCCCTATCCGTATTTCGACTCCATCATGCAACTAGCCACCTGGGCGGACGTGCTGGTCGTGTCCATGCGGGCAGACGCCAGTACCTACCATGCGATCGACACCACAGTGCTGCAGGCACTGGGCCCGCAAGGATTTCTGATCAACGTTTCCCGCGGGACCACCGTGGACGAGAGGGCCTTGGTGCATGCCTTGAAAACCGGCCAGATCGCCGGCGCGGGACTGGATGTCTACGAGCATGAGCCCTCGATACCCAGCGAACTCTTCGAGCTCCCCCACGTGGCCCTGACGCCGCATATCGGCGGCAGCACCCTCGAGGCGGCGCAGGAGCAGGAGGCCTGTGTCCTGGCCAATATCGAGGCGTTTACGGCAGGGCAACCGCCGCATACGCCTGTGCCCCTGTAG
- the tnpB gene encoding IS66 family insertion sequence element accessory protein TnpB (TnpB, as the term is used for proteins encoded by IS66 family insertion elements, is considered an accessory protein, since TnpC, encoded by a neighboring gene, is a DDE family transposase.), giving the protein MMRPDAKVEKVYLYPKPVDFRKSIDGLAALVELDIQVAVFDPVLFVFLNRARNRVKILYWERNGFCLWLKRLEAERFKVPPEPGDEAIVLSAEELNWLLDGFDLWRNRPHRVLRPRYVA; this is encoded by the coding sequence ATGATGCGACCCGACGCCAAGGTCGAAAAGGTCTACCTCTATCCCAAGCCTGTCGATTTCCGAAAATCCATCGACGGCCTCGCCGCCCTGGTCGAGCTGGACATCCAGGTGGCGGTGTTCGATCCGGTGCTGTTCGTGTTTCTCAACCGGGCGCGCAATCGGGTGAAGATCCTGTACTGGGAGCGCAACGGCTTCTGCCTCTGGCTCAAGCGCCTGGAGGCCGAGCGCTTCAAGGTGCCGCCAGAGCCCGGCGACGAGGCCATCGTCCTCAGCGCCGAGGAGTTGAACTGGCTGCTGGATGGCTTCGACCTCTGGCGCAACCGCCCGCACCGGGTGTTGAGGCCGCGCTATGTGGCCTGA
- the ltrA gene encoding group II intron reverse transcriptase/maturase, producing MLRAKAKSEAATRFYSLWDKLYRIDVLLEAYRRCRANRGTAGVDGATFKDIEDQGLANWLQRLRQELRTGQYRCAPLLRVWIPKANGGQRPLGIPIIRDRVVQMAMLLVLGPIFDPDLFPWQYGFREGMDAKMALRRIHFGIAERGAREVVDADLSDYFNTIPHGHLLRCVARRISDGTVLAVLRQWLDAPVVERTAEGGEVRTTVARDTNRGTPQGGVISPLLANLYFRRFMLAWYQGGYARRLRAEVVNYADDFVILCRPGTGEQAMATMRRLMAKLGLTVNEQKTRLVKLPEERFDFLGYTVGHFYGHQGKPYWGTAPSKKSIKRLKERIHAETTSRWNNLPVSRRIEELNPVIRGWAGYFNQGPVQRVYRDIDNYAARRVRIWLRRRSGKRGTGYRQYSDQYLYEKLGLIRLVPPARDRSNAKA from the coding sequence GTGTTACGGGCGAAAGCCAAGAGCGAAGCGGCCACGAGGTTCTACAGCCTGTGGGACAAGCTGTACCGGATAGACGTCCTGCTGGAAGCCTATCGGAGGTGCCGCGCCAACCGCGGTACGGCCGGGGTGGACGGCGCGACGTTCAAGGACATCGAAGACCAGGGATTGGCCAACTGGCTGCAAAGACTGAGACAGGAGCTGCGTACCGGACAGTATCGGTGCGCGCCCCTGTTGCGTGTATGGATTCCCAAGGCCAACGGCGGGCAACGCCCGCTGGGCATCCCGATCATCCGTGACCGGGTTGTCCAGATGGCCATGCTGCTGGTACTGGGGCCGATCTTCGACCCAGACCTGTTTCCCTGGCAGTATGGCTTCCGCGAAGGCATGGACGCCAAGATGGCGCTGCGGCGCATCCATTTCGGCATCGCCGAGCGCGGCGCCCGCGAAGTGGTGGATGCGGATCTCTCCGACTACTTCAACACGATTCCCCATGGGCACCTGCTGCGCTGTGTGGCACGCAGGATCTCCGACGGGACGGTGCTGGCGGTACTGCGCCAGTGGCTCGATGCTCCGGTGGTCGAGCGCACGGCCGAGGGCGGAGAAGTCCGCACGACGGTCGCGCGCGACACCAACCGGGGCACACCGCAAGGGGGCGTCATCTCGCCGCTGCTGGCCAACCTGTACTTCCGCCGCTTCATGCTGGCGTGGTACCAGGGTGGGTATGCCCGGCGCTTGCGAGCCGAGGTGGTCAACTACGCCGACGACTTTGTCATCCTGTGCCGACCCGGCACGGGAGAGCAGGCGATGGCGACAATGCGGCGCCTGATGGCCAAGCTGGGCCTGACGGTCAACGAACAGAAGACTCGACTGGTCAAGCTGCCGGAGGAGCGCTTCGACTTCCTGGGCTATACCGTGGGACATTTCTACGGTCACCAGGGCAAGCCCTACTGGGGCACAGCGCCCTCGAAGAAGTCGATCAAGCGGCTGAAGGAGCGCATACACGCCGAGACGACATCGCGCTGGAACAACTTGCCGGTCTCGAGGCGGATTGAGGAACTCAACCCCGTGATCAGAGGCTGGGCAGGCTATTTCAACCAGGGGCCGGTGCAACGGGTCTACCGTGACATCGACAACTATGCGGCGCGGCGAGTCAGGATCTGGTTGCGACGGCGCAGTGGCAAGCGGGGAACGGGGTACCGCCAATACTCCGACCAGTACCTGTACGAGAAGTTGGGACTGATACGCCTGGTGCCGCCTGCACGCGACCGCTCGAACGCGAAGGCTTGA
- the ltrA gene encoding group II intron reverse transcriptase/maturase: MQRKAFEIPKSLVWMAYQDVRRNRGAPGCDGQTLADFDRQRDHNLYRIWNRLCSGTYFPPPVREKRIPKDNGKERILGIPTVSDRVAQGAVKRYVEAVIDPIFHADSYGYRPGRSAHDALRQCSIRCRRKNWVLEVDISAFFDHVGHDLIIRALEHHQMPSWVILYCRRWLQAPMQSEAGLLQERGRGTPQGGVISPLLANLFLHYAFDRWMDRTHRGVPFERYADDIVIHCSRMSEAVRIRQSLTERMTEVGLAINEDKSKVVYIDIFERHNVATSFTFLGYDFKVRTLRNSKGELFRKCMPGASMKAMRRMVKTIKHWRIHRSTADDLRDISRRYNAVVRGWIEYYGKFWYRNFSYRLWSALQSRLLKWMRNKYRISTRQAEHRLRLVRRKNPELFAHWYLLRASNV, encoded by the coding sequence GTGCAGCGAAAAGCATTCGAAATACCGAAATCGCTGGTGTGGATGGCGTATCAGGATGTACGCCGCAACCGTGGCGCGCCGGGCTGTGATGGTCAGACGCTCGCGGATTTTGATCGGCAACGCGATCATAACCTCTACCGCATCTGGAACCGGTTGTGCTCGGGGACGTATTTCCCACCGCCTGTACGGGAAAAGCGCATCCCAAAGGACAACGGCAAGGAACGCATCCTTGGCATCCCGACGGTATCCGATCGGGTAGCACAAGGGGCGGTGAAACGTTATGTGGAGGCTGTGATCGATCCGATTTTCCATGCCGACTCGTATGGGTACAGGCCAGGAAGATCGGCCCACGACGCCTTGCGTCAGTGTTCCATTCGGTGCCGACGAAAGAACTGGGTACTGGAAGTGGACATCAGTGCGTTCTTCGACCACGTTGGGCATGACCTGATCATCAGGGCTTTGGAACATCACCAAATGCCATCATGGGTGATTCTGTACTGCCGACGCTGGCTGCAGGCGCCGATGCAGAGTGAGGCGGGGTTGCTTCAGGAGCGTGGGCGGGGAACACCTCAAGGAGGTGTGATCTCTCCGTTACTGGCAAATCTATTTCTGCATTACGCCTTCGATCGGTGGATGGATAGGACGCATCGCGGCGTGCCGTTCGAACGGTATGCCGACGATATTGTCATCCACTGTTCAAGGATGAGCGAGGCTGTCCGAATCAGGCAGAGCCTGACGGAACGGATGACCGAAGTGGGCCTGGCCATCAACGAGGACAAGTCGAAGGTTGTCTACATCGACATATTCGAGCGACACAATGTCGCTACGAGCTTCACCTTTCTCGGGTATGACTTCAAGGTGCGAACCCTTAGAAACTCCAAGGGCGAGCTCTTTCGCAAGTGCATGCCGGGAGCGTCGATGAAGGCTATGCGCAGGATGGTAAAGACGATCAAACACTGGCGCATCCATCGATCCACGGCGGATGACCTGAGGGATATTTCCCGGAGGTACAACGCCGTGGTTCGAGGGTGGATCGAATACTACGGTAAATTCTGGTACAGGAACTTCAGCTATCGGTTGTGGAGTGCATTGCAATCGCGACTGCTCAAGTGGATGAGGAACAAGTACCGAATCTCGACACGACAAGCGGAGCATCGGCTGCGTCTTGTTCGAAGAAAGAACCCGGAGTTATTCGCGCATTGGTATCTACTACGTGCATCGAATGTGTGA
- a CDS encoding endonuclease, translated as MKKSSLALAFILSMVGQHVLAGAPESFEKAKIALREKVYFDRQTSDVGDLYCGCRWTWMGRSGGRLDLKSCGYEVRSDSNRAQRIEWEHIVPAWVLGHQRQCWQKGGRENCKTSDPVFRVMEADMHNLSPTIGEVNADRSNYSYGMLPSTPAQYGACPTRTDFKQRVTEPRDAVKGLVARVQFYMHDRYGLSMSRQQQQLFIAWNRMYPASAWERERDQRIAQAMGHHNPFVTGERTWTLGHKPSREGLAGQGTATPARRPVEPPVQVAEQGGTAPVIGNSASKIYHLPVGCPSYEQVQEKNRVSFGSAADAEAAGFRRAGNCR; from the coding sequence GTGAAAAAGAGCAGCCTGGCTCTCGCCTTCATTCTCTCCATGGTCGGTCAGCATGTTCTGGCTGGCGCCCCCGAGTCGTTCGAGAAAGCCAAGATCGCCCTGCGCGAGAAGGTCTACTTCGACCGGCAAACATCCGACGTTGGGGACCTGTATTGCGGTTGCCGCTGGACATGGATGGGGCGCTCCGGCGGCCGGCTCGACCTGAAGTCCTGCGGCTACGAAGTCCGGTCCGACAGCAACCGCGCCCAACGCATCGAGTGGGAGCACATCGTTCCGGCCTGGGTGCTTGGCCACCAGCGGCAGTGTTGGCAGAAGGGCGGCCGGGAGAACTGCAAGACCAGCGATCCGGTATTCCGCGTCATGGAGGCGGACATGCACAACCTGTCGCCCACGATTGGGGAGGTGAACGCGGACCGCAGCAACTACAGCTACGGCATGCTGCCTTCGACGCCGGCGCAGTATGGGGCCTGCCCAACCAGGACGGATTTCAAGCAGCGGGTGACTGAGCCCCGAGACGCGGTGAAGGGCCTGGTTGCCCGCGTGCAGTTCTACATGCACGACCGCTACGGGCTGTCGATGTCGCGCCAGCAGCAGCAACTGTTCATTGCCTGGAACCGGATGTACCCGGCCAGCGCCTGGGAGCGCGAGCGTGATCAGCGGATTGCGCAGGCCATGGGGCACCACAACCCGTTCGTGACCGGCGAACGCACCTGGACGCTGGGGCACAAGCCGAGCCGGGAAGGCCTGGCTGGGCAGGGTACGGCCACGCCCGCCCGCCGGCCGGTAGAGCCGCCAGTGCAGGTTGCCGAACAGGGCGGCACCGCCCCGGTGATCGGCAACAGCGCCAGCAAGATCTACCACCTGCCGGTCGGCTGCCCGAGCTACGAGCAAGTGCAGGAAAAAAATCGTGTCTCGTTTGGCTCGGCGGCTGATGCCGAGGCCGCGGGGTTCCGCCGGGCGGGGAACTGCCGGTAG
- a CDS encoding nucleotidyltransferase family protein: MKPSVALDANREAIRRVVESHRACNARVFGSVVHGDDGEGSDLDILIDPTQETTLFDIGAIRHELLQLLGVPVDVLTPKALPEKFRTKVLAEAVPI, from the coding sequence ATGAAACCGTCAGTAGCTCTTGACGCCAATCGGGAGGCTATCCGTCGTGTGGTGGAGTCCCACCGCGCCTGCAACGCTCGCGTGTTCGGCTCCGTCGTCCATGGTGACGATGGGGAGGGCAGCGACCTGGATATTCTCATCGACCCGACGCAGGAAACGACCCTCTTCGACATTGGGGCGATCCGGCATGAGCTGCTGCAACTGCTCGGCGTGCCAGTGGACGTGCTGACTCCGAAGGCGCTGCCCGAGAAGTTCCGGACGAAGGTTCTTGCCGAAGCAGTGCCGATATGA